The following proteins are encoded in a genomic region of Planococcus lenghuensis:
- a CDS encoding NYN domain-containing protein translates to MLDQSIESKPRLKIFMDYENLASTFPEHTGKEVRYVNFFERLRNELSSQFTIVSIKGYANFDSPFFQSQREQGWLTSCGVEPLHCSVGAKSTTDVKITIDVMKELARPTADVLGIISNDRDFAPLLQEIRNAGKQALLICTSGGTNEALPKYADATLDLEKLFGNKEASFSQQVLEEAETISYTIEEANETEEMLLFLQGSSLYKKAKIQNIRIGLKGFAVFCQNSGKWKFSRVIHLVKVAHRRGLLQLVPSDSDDDLFFANLKDARPTIAN, encoded by the coding sequence ATGCTGGATCAATCGATTGAGTCAAAACCCCGGTTAAAAATTTTTATGGATTATGAAAACCTTGCAAGCACATTTCCTGAACACACCGGCAAGGAAGTACGGTATGTGAATTTTTTCGAGCGCTTACGGAATGAATTAAGCAGCCAATTCACCATCGTTTCAATAAAAGGCTATGCCAATTTCGACAGCCCCTTTTTCCAATCACAGCGGGAACAGGGCTGGCTCACATCGTGCGGGGTTGAACCGCTTCATTGCTCTGTCGGGGCAAAAAGCACAACGGATGTGAAAATCACCATCGACGTCATGAAAGAGCTCGCCCGCCCGACGGCTGATGTCCTTGGAATCATCAGCAACGACCGGGATTTCGCCCCTCTTCTGCAGGAGATCCGAAATGCAGGCAAACAGGCACTGCTGATCTGCACAAGCGGCGGAACCAATGAGGCGTTACCAAAATACGCCGATGCGACGCTTGACTTGGAAAAACTGTTCGGCAATAAAGAAGCGTCATTCTCCCAGCAAGTATTGGAAGAAGCGGAAACCATTTCCTATACAATAGAAGAAGCAAATGAAACGGAAGAAATGCTGCTGTTTCTGCAGGGCAGCTCGCTATACAAAAAAGCGAAAATCCAAAACATCCGAATCGGACTGAAAGGATTCGCCGTCTTCTGCCAGAACAGCGGGAAATGGAAATTCTCCCGGGTGATTCACCTCGTGAAAGTGGCTCATCGGCGCGGCTTGCTGCAGCTCGTCCCGTCGGATTCCGATGACGATCTGTTCTTCGCGAATTTAAAAGATGCACGGCCTACTATTGCGAATTAA
- a CDS encoding AbgT family transporter: MSTTTEIPLKVKPKKKGFFDKFLDFIEKYGNKLPDPVFLFVIIAGLILVASAVFGALGTSAVNPGTGETIEVVNLLNGAGLVMILTNLVTNFTSFPPLGLVLVVMLGVGVAESTGLITSFMKATILAAPKKLILPTIVLVAMLGNAAADAAMVVLPPIVAMIFVALGRHPIAGLAAAYASVAGGFSANLILSMLDPLIAGFTQIGANIIEPDYVANPAMNYYFLAISCIVLVPVAVLVTTKIVEPRLGAYDGEVEQMDPATKLEKKGLLWAGISLAVLTAIVLLLTLPEDALLRDPETGSLTVSPFMTALVPLMMIFFLVPALVYGFVTKELTSTKDVADHLSKSMSTMGTYIVIAFVAAQMIAFFNWSNLGPITAIAGADLLQGIGLTGLPLLIGFIIVAALINLMVASASAKWAILAPVFVPMFMILGYSPAFTQLAYRIGDSITNPITPMLAYFAIALTFAKKYDKKMGIGTFMSALLPYSIAFAVTWILLFAVWYMLGLPLGPGGYIQLGE, from the coding sequence ATGAGTACAACAACAGAAATACCCTTAAAAGTGAAACCGAAGAAAAAAGGATTTTTTGATAAGTTTTTGGACTTCATTGAGAAATACGGCAATAAACTTCCAGACCCAGTCTTCTTATTCGTGATTATCGCTGGCCTCATTTTAGTAGCCTCTGCCGTATTTGGAGCGTTAGGAACATCTGCTGTAAATCCGGGAACCGGTGAAACGATTGAAGTGGTCAATCTATTGAATGGTGCCGGACTCGTAATGATTTTAACGAATTTGGTCACGAACTTTACCAGTTTCCCGCCACTCGGTCTTGTACTTGTTGTCATGTTGGGTGTAGGGGTAGCTGAATCTACAGGATTGATCACTTCATTTATGAAGGCGACCATTTTGGCAGCGCCAAAAAAATTGATCCTTCCGACCATTGTACTCGTAGCAATGTTGGGGAATGCCGCGGCAGATGCCGCAATGGTCGTGTTGCCTCCGATAGTTGCGATGATTTTCGTTGCTTTGGGCAGACATCCGATTGCCGGATTGGCCGCAGCTTATGCTTCCGTTGCTGGTGGTTTCAGTGCTAACTTGATTCTAAGTATGCTTGACCCACTTATTGCAGGCTTTACACAAATCGGAGCGAATATTATTGAACCGGACTATGTCGCAAATCCGGCAATGAATTATTACTTCTTGGCGATTTCATGTATCGTCCTTGTGCCGGTGGCTGTTCTCGTAACCACCAAAATTGTTGAACCGCGACTGGGCGCATACGACGGTGAAGTGGAGCAGATGGACCCTGCGACCAAGCTTGAGAAGAAGGGATTGCTGTGGGCAGGTATTTCGCTGGCAGTATTGACAGCGATTGTGTTGTTGTTAACACTTCCGGAAGATGCATTGCTGCGTGACCCGGAAACTGGTTCACTGACAGTTTCACCATTCATGACTGCTTTAGTCCCATTAATGATGATTTTCTTCTTGGTGCCGGCTTTAGTTTACGGGTTTGTCACGAAAGAACTTACCTCTACTAAAGATGTTGCTGATCATTTATCAAAATCCATGTCAACGATGGGTACATATATCGTCATTGCCTTCGTAGCCGCCCAGATGATCGCATTCTTTAACTGGAGTAACCTTGGACCGATTACTGCCATTGCCGGTGCAGACTTATTGCAAGGAATTGGTTTAACTGGTCTACCGCTCTTAATCGGCTTTATCATTGTGGCAGCGCTAATCAATTTGATGGTCGCCAGCGCTTCTGCAAAATGGGCGATTTTAGCGCCTGTGTTCGTTCCGATGTTCATGATTTTGGGTTATAGCCCGGCATTTACACAATTGGCATACCGGATCGGGGATTCCATTACCAATCCCATTACGCCAATGCTCGCTTATTTTGCCATTGCCTTAACTTTTGCGAAAAAGTACGATAAGAAAATGGGAATTGGTACGTTCATGTCCGCTTTGCTTCCTTATTCCATCGCTTTCGCAGTGACATGGATTCTCTTATTCGCTGTTTGGTATATGTTAGGATTACCGCTTGGACCAGGAGGTTATATTCAACTAGGAGAGTAA